GGGGAAAATCCTAATATAGCTGAATTAATATAGCTGTGAATTTTAGCTCACAGCTGAATTGCAAGCGGTAGGCGCCgtattaaaagcagaattgcCAGgcacttgtatttttaattagcaaggacttctgctgctgggcaccccCGGCACTGGCCAGCAAGGGGCTGCATGCTCCTCGGGCTGCTTCTTCCTGGCCTTCCAGGAGTCCTGGCAGACTTTCCACTTGCTGTGGTTCCTAGCAGTGAAAGAAGAACTGCTTTATCAGGTTTTACAAGTGCAGTATTACGTGCGTTAGACCCCGTATCTGGACTTTGCCAGGTGTTGGTGTCTGTTGAACACTGCACTAGACCATTGCTGGAGCAGACCAGAAGGTGAAGAGGGAATGGGAGGGGAGCGCAGCTgtgttcctgctgctggaagTACTTGGAGATGCCCACAGGGCTCCACGCTCTGTAAGGACATGTGTATTTCAGGAGGTGGTGGCTCTGTCACAGCCAGTGAAAGCCCGTGGCTGCCCCATCCGTGACGGGTGAGCAGGAGTTTGGCGGTGGGAACTTTGTCAGAGGCACTGCGTGCTGCATCAGCGCTTCCAACGGTGCAGCTGCACCCGCTGCTGCACTCTGCTTGTTCTGCAGCAGTGGCCTCTGAAACAtcagcttttgcatttttcaaacaGATGAATTGATGCTGTTGTGCCTCTGACGGACTGGGCTTATTTTCAGAACACATCTataagctgattttttttttcccctcctgtttaAGAAGTATCGTTAAAAAATAGGCCTCGTGCAAGAAATAGTCTCCCTGTTAACAGTAGATGTATGGCTCCCGGCCAGCGCTGTCCTAATAGTCTCTCCTGTTCAAAACTGGTGTTTATGTCCAAAAGAATGCTTTAAAAGCAAGTAAGACAAGCACCATGTTAATGTAAATGTTAGTGAAAATATCAGATCTCAAGTTTGTTAATATTTAGAAGAAGCTTCTGAGAATGTGGCAGAGGAAGGACCGCGTGATACCTACACGTTGCCTATTTTTGTTTGGGAAACGTGCTTCAAACATACAGCAGCTGAAGTCCAGCTTGGGACAACTTGTAAAATCATGTTAATATATATGAACAAATACAAAACTTGGATTACTTACTCAGCTATTCTTTTTATTGTCCAGGTGacttttgtgtgtttaaaaaaaatatggaatcTACAGTTCTGGATTGGAGTTTTATGTGGCTCAGAACAGTTCACATGAATTTTAGTTATTACAGAACCAATAAAACTTTCCCCTTAAGAATTAGGTACTGTCCTCATCTTCGCAAAGAATTCTTCCTAAAgtgtaaaaaaatcacagaatctgctttttgttgcaAGTACTTGGGGCTCTCCCTCAGCCATTATATTGTTCAGTTCAGCATCTTAGCAGTTCACCAGCTGCTATGTGAAGTTTGTTGTACATGTATTTAATGTGTGAATGATTCCTGGAGATAAAAAACTTTTGCAGAAAACAGCCACAAACAGCTCCTTGCTTAAGTTGCTTCAGTTCTTTATCCCAGGCTCAATATAATTATAGCCCCAAAACTGCAAAGTAGGAGTGGGAGAAACATTTATAGGACTGAgaggaaaagttaaaatacattGCTTGTGCTGTGCTACGAAATTCTGGGAAagcctgtggggttttttttaactgaaatattttaattttaggaGCAGGTCCCTGTTCCTGTTTATCACCCGACTCCTAGCCAGACTCGGCTAGCAACACAGCTGACAGAAGAGGAACAAATCAGAATAGCGCAGAGGATAGGCCTTATTCAGCATCTACCTAAAGGAGTCTATGATCCTGGAAGAGACGGCTCCGAGAAGAAGATCAGAGAGTAAGTTACAGAACTCTTAACTAATGTGGCTGTTGCACTGGTTTGTGATAGTGCCCTGGGAAACCTGATCTTGTCCTCctgtttctgccttcttttcaAGGACTGTAATTTAATGtagctttctggaaaaaaaaaaaaaaaaaaaaaaatttatccatgcttgttttcctgttacagGTGAAACTTATTTTCTTGACCCATGTAATTCATGCCCTTTAtaggctttttcttcttcatcctctctTCACGGGGAAATAATTCCATGTTGCTTCCTCCCCTTTATGGCtcccttttctcatttctaacTGTGTGCACCCTGAGCTGCCCCTGCCGTGCCTACACAAGGCTTCCTGCCTTCACTAACGGTGCAGCCACGGGCACCTTGCTACAGAGGAAACACCAAAACCTGCTAGTGCTTGGTGGAGCCAGCACGGACAGAGCTAGGAACCCCTCACAGTATCTACAAGTACTAAAACTTTGTCTTGACTGAAACATACCTAGGAGTAGGTATTACGCTATTCTCATTTCCAGTGTGGTAACAgcagcttaaatatttttatggtatttttcttttccccccctcagATGTGTCATTTGTATGATGGACTTTGTTTATGGGGACCCTATCCGATTTCTGCCGTGCATGCACATTTACCACCTGGACTGTATAGATGACTGGTTGATGAGATCCTTTACCTGTCCATCCTGCATGGAGCCAGtggatgcagcactgctttCATCGTATGAGACTAACTGAGCCAGGGTTTCTCCACTGAACCTTCGAGGAGACCATCCACTTTAATGGGTTTGATCCTTTTGTCATTCAGCCCAAAGAGCCAGGAATTAGGAATTAAGATCATGCACAAAGTATACATttcctaataaataaataaataaaaaaatattcctgaacGGCTGCAAATATTGGAAAAAACATAGTATTTTAGGGACTATAGAGAAGTaggttgttatttttaatgtaaagccTTGACCCACCATTGTCTTTTAATGTTTGTTCTTACACCCATATATAGGAATTGTGTAAAGTGTTACAGCAACTGTAAATGTTTAAACTGCGTGTATCCAATTTTATTAGCAGCAAGataagagtatttttttcctaaataaagtAACCAGTTTTGTTCTGATTCTTTTCACAAGTCCTGGCATTTGGGTCAAGGCTTTATTGAAATCTACATTTTATAACACTGGCacaaagaaatagttttaagCTTGTTTGcacagttctttttcttttctttttttttttttttctttttcctttccattggAGATGGAATTCATTGCCTTAGGTCTTTTTAATAGTGTATTGTTATTGTTGGGCTGGCTCTATGCTTGAAAACCAGTTTATTTATAACCTGTTAAAAGTGCTatattttgtttgcagttaGGAATATGCAGACTTCAGTGATCTCCTAGCTTGTAAGCAAACTGAGATGCATTATCCCTTTTCTACAAGTGATGAGGAATATGAAGATATGAAACGAGTCCTACACTGAAATGATGGTTTCATGGTTTTTATAACTTGCTTCGGTTTTGAGGAATCAACAGTCCTTAAGCTTTAATAATGTCACCTTTAACTTGATCAGGGTTAAAAGTGGGCCAGAGGGACAATAAATAGTTAAGGTagcatgactgaaaaaaaataattatttggaaCTAATGTAGTGTTAGCGTTGATCACTTATTCtacttttttctccctaaaaaTGGTTGTCTTGGATCACAGCAAATGGATACTGCATCTCTCGTTCTTGTAGTTCTTAGGTTATCAGAAGTTAAGAATAAACATACTGTATCTCAGTCTCCTGTATTAAATGTATCTGTTAAGCCCTGCTGGCTGGCACATCAGTCCACCAAACAGATGTGAAATCagatataagaaaaatataattttgttctgCATGTAAATGCAAAGTTTATATAAACACAGAGTGTCATACTAGCAGTTGAGGGGGGAAACAGAACTGCTATAGCAAGAATGACACAATTAGCAAATTTCTATAGCCAACAGTATGTGCTTGTTCAGAGATGGTTTAGCAAAGATCATAGCTGTAAAGACCTTTTATCCACTTAGcatagtttttttttcttttttttttttccccctcccctctccttaACGTACCTTCCTGTGACTTTTATACATTCAGTGCAATGCTGATACATTCAGAAGTCCTGGTCTTGCAAAATGAGATGCAATCTCAAGTTAACCACAACAAATCAGGGAAtgtttttgattgtttttcaCGTATAGTTTGAGTACTTGAAGTTGTGTTTAAAGACGCAAGTACTTTGAAGACTTTGTGTATTTACAATGTAGAAGTGTGCATGATATGGataatttttgaaacaaaatgtagAATCaacatgatttatttattattcttgcAGCTGACAGCAACCTGCTCTCTTACAGAACTCCTCTAAGTAGCAGTCAGAAGGAATTCAAAGCAGTCTACAGGTCTAGGTTCACTCTAATTGCTGCACCTTTATCCGGATACAATTTTTTGCTGAAGTCATACATACCTAATTACATGGATCAAAATCTGGGAAGAGAGACCTGAAGTTGTGCAGTATCACTGttccttttcacttttcatCATTCCATGTGTGTTCCTTTATGTCCTGCTCTTTGTCTGTTTgatttggggggtttggtttctctctctctccttttttttttttttttttggtaaaacaATGTCCACATTAAGTATCCACTTATTTTCCTTATCTTGTTAAAACTGGCAAATGAACAATTTGAAAAAACAGCGTTGTCATGTTGGTTTTAGTCTTTATTTATTACAAGACTTgattaagaaatatttgaaagaaatctgaagtgACAGATTACTGAGCTGAATGCTTTTCTAGGCACTTTGTATAGCTGAACTTTGAGCACTGAGATACTTACCGCGCTAAGGGAAAGAGTGACTTTTGCTAAGATACTTGTTAAATAGCAAAAAGGTGTGAAGGGCTAAAACTAGAGCTGATTACACAAAAACATTCCAGAAAGTTCAAATTTTAGCCTAAAGACAACTGTGTAAATATgacaaataaatcaaatttttttcaagtttttagGTGCAATGCTGTTCTGGATGATTTCTAATTCAGAAAAGTAACAGATCTGAAATTAACGCAAAGTAACGTGTAACCTGAATTTCAGCTACAGTTGTGAAACCAGATCTGTGTCTTCATTCCACCACCTGTAAGATGAAGATAGTATTTGCCTCCTGTCTCAGAGGTGTAATAAATTACTGAAGTTTCAGACATATCAGATAGTCCATTTACAGCACAGCTGTTTCCTAAaccagaggctgctgcagctcggTGAGTGGAAAGGGCTGGCTGTCATTCATCTGGACCTGTCCAGCCGTAGCTCTTCTTATGCCAGGGCTGTATGTTTCAGGGTTGACAAGCCCATAgtaaaatgtttgcaaaacaagctgaagggaaaaaacccacctcttaCACAGCCACTCTGTGTCAGTAACTAAGGTTAGAGGTGCATCAACAGTCATCAAAAACGTTGCTTTTGTAGGGACCATACCCTGTGATGAAAACGGTCAGTGCAACAACATTGTTTGTACTTTAACTGGCACCACAAGCCCAGCACGGACCCAGAAATAACTGAGTGGACCATCGGGCTTGAGCCTCTGCGATTTCAACTGACAATGCAAGAGACTCTGAGTGTGAAAGTCCACACGCCCCTAGTCACTGCCAGCCGCCACAGCCTCTCGTAAGGACCTGATACCCCatttaaagatgaaaagctGCCACAGAAACAGCGCAGGTAGGGACCAAGGGCCTTGCTGACATCCAAGATGCTGGCACAGCAGGCAAAATTATTAGGTCATGTTTGCTTATAGTAGGAAATGGATTTTGTCTCctacaacagaagaaaacaaaattcccaCAAATCTGAGGCAAAAGAGGTGCAAGGACAAGTaacaaatacttcattttataAAGACCTTTACACTTAAAAATTATTGCATGCTACTGGAATTACCACTTTAATCATTTCACGTCTAAGGACAATAATCCTTATTACTTGTTGCCAGTTCATTATGTAAATCTGGGAGAGAATCATAAAATTTGtacataaaccaaaaaaaaaagcccagagaaTTTTTTTGTGAGGAACTAGTGCTGTAGAAGGGCTTTAACCACGTAAGGTTTTAAAAGTTCCTACCCTCTTGCAGCTTCTCAGGGCTGAAAGCAATGAGGTGTTTACAGCCCTCTCCTTGCCGTGGCAGAAGTGCACATTTCTAGGCTAAAGGATTACGAAATACCTGAACTTACTCAAGTTGCCAGTTTCAATACTTTGACATTTCCTGTCCTTGTGCAATTGCGGTAAAGATGAAAATTCTTCTGAGTCAGACTGTcagttaaataaataacaagATGGCTGAAACCAAACATACAAGGCCTCGTCAGTTAAATCCCAGATTAAAATGGACTTAGAAACAAAGTGGATGCTATCTGAGTACAAATGCGGTTTATTACAGGCACCgcctttttattaaaaacataccTACTCCTTGATAACCTGTACAGAACATGAATAAAATCTGTTCGGAAGAACCCTTCTTAATACCCAGAATCAAAATTAGCTTCAAGGattaacttttccttttatagAGCATTcaactttgaaaaatataatttatgctAACCATCCTTGGCAGATTATCTTGCATTTAAACCTGTTCTGGGATGAGTTAGGGGCTCTGGAATTTTTGGTATGAAATGCAAAGTTAATGTCTTTTGATAAAAAGAACAGTCTAAACATATCTATGAAAGCATCTTTTTGAtttaagcagaagaaataattatatttgAATGCTAGCGACTGATCTATGATAGTATCCACTCTGCGCTGACACTTAACTACGTAAAAGGTGCAGAGGAatctataataataataaaaaaaaaaaatctgtgaaaatgcCTGTACCTGTTTCTAGTAGCATAAAGGTAGGTACTTACTCAGCAAGAGGGGACCAACCGTGCTACAAaaagcccccagccctcctctgtCCTCTCAGCTGGAAAACAAGTAGCAATAACTTCATAAACTTCGCCTTTGCAACACCAACCCCATGAGAacatttgcctttattttaaataaggcGTTTCAGCAGTAACTCCGCACACACCAGTAAGCGCCCAGTTCACTGCACGTATGACACGCACGCCGctgtccccccagcccggcccttGCTCACCGGAGGCACACGTCCCAGGCTTCTCGCCCCGGGCAGACAGGCTTCCACCTTTGTAGCCCCTTTTCCCTACCCTCCCGCCCCGTTACTGGTAGCAGTTCATACTGGGTGAGCAGACTGAGGGAGACAGACAGGGCAGAAATTCCACGGGGAAAAATGACCGCCCCAAAGCCGTGTTTGCTGAGCAGGACTGAGCCCGCCCAGGTGCCGTCCCGCTgaggctgagctctgctgctgtccgAGTGAAAACCCTGATGCTCCTGAACTCTCCAGCCTAAACTGCTTTTTGGTGAGGCCACCTCATCGAAGGGCTCTTGCTCGgctgcctggttttgttttgggatttCTCCTTGTAGAAGGCGATACACTGCACACTCTTCTTTCCTTTATGCTCCCACAGCAAACCATTAGTAAAGGTCCTTAATCTCCCTGCTTTTTCCTCAGCCATCTTCTGAAAAGCTGtcaaggctttttttaaaagacataatCTAtcttggtggggttttttttgttttaagtgcTGAATTTAATAATTGCTGAGTTCAAACAGTTCAATAACTTCAAAAAGCTTTGGCTACAGAGCCTGCTACTGGTGTGTGTGAGTATACGTACATAGACTTTTTATGTATTAtctatatatacttttttatatgtatgtttgtgtgtgcgtgtgacAGATCACGTAGTTTCCATAGACACATAGCAAAGGCACTACACCTGGGATCCCTGTTGTTCCTCGGAAATACCAGGAATTACTTGTGTTGGCGATAAGCCCAGCATCACTGAACAGAAACCTGACCCAGGACGCAGGTATCCACAAGCTGCAGTAACGAAAGCCGGAGCAAATTTTTCACAATAACAATCAGCCACTGGAATAGTCTCCCCAAGGGAACGGTGGGTTCCCCAGCCCTGGACACTTTTAAGATTgtgctgggccatcttgtctagtctgtgcttttgccaagaaaagtTGGAgcagatgatccttgaggtcccttccaacctggtattctacaattctatgacTGAAATACCAAAACTGTACCTGGCCCTGCTGGTTGCTTCTAAAAAAACCTTGCAGCTGCTTGGCAGAGGTTGCGTAACCTTGGCAGTGATGACAGCAGTACTGGCTGCTGTACCCAAATGACAGTGACGTTGAATATGATCCATGCATTGTCTCTTCTAGAGTTAAACAACATTGCTTTGCCTCCCTAGAATGATTTACTGAACTCTGCTAACTGGCAGAGATAAAGTTCCTGTTCTGTGTCTCTGGatagcaggagcagagcagccttCAGGCATCTTGCACTGTCTCTACCAACGTGTCCGGGAACCACCGTGtgcacaaacaaaacaccagctCATCCTACAACTCCACCTGTGGCACTGTCGGCACCAAGCACGGCCCCTGTGGCTCCAGCATCACCGACAAAGCACTAAGGAAGTTGTTCCTTACCTCCAcaccctgggtgctgcaggatgAAGGGAACAGTGAGAGATGAAAACTGTCCGGAATATTGCAGCTTCTACCTGTCCTCTGTTTCTCACCACATTGCTACACCGCTGTTCAACCACAGACCTGAAACTGTACCGTGCTTGACTAACATGAgataaacatctttttttttaaatttttttttcttttcttttttgaattgAAGCAGCCCATAAAGAGAGCATGCAGGGAGGGGTTGtgactgctttgttttgtgttttttctataaaatagtCAAGGAGAGATAAAGCAAGTAGAATTCAATGCAGTGCATAACtctaaataaacattttgccTATGTTTAGCCAGCAATGAAAGTAAGTAGGTCCAGAGATTTAAAACCCCCAGAAAATAATGGAACGCAGCCCAGTGCTACAAAAACATTGTTGAATTTGGAGCAAATGCCATGCAGAATTTTACCTCAGTGCAATACAGATATTTATTAGCTCTGTCGCTGTTCATAAATCTTAGAGACAGGGATTGACTgggcatgtttttaaaagtaagtatttggtgtttgttcttttttaataccTGAAGCAAACCTAGatagcatcttttaaaaatatcattcAATTAAAATACTTGCCAATACATGCTTTGCACATAATCCATCACAAAAAGGTATTTGCAGAACAcaatgagaaaagcagcaagttcATTTCTAGTCTGTTCAGGTTTTGTGTTCGTCAGTGACTTTTCCAACCATTAACCATTTCCCGTACAGCAGTAAACAACATGACTCACCTCTTTatcttctcctcttcctcccagaGAGGGAACTGTGTGGAACACATTGTTTTGGTCATTCCATAtacatttgctttgctgctgttttttttaatcttttttgctTGAGAAGGCAAATAAATGCATCTCGCAGGTGGAACTGGAGGCTGAGGGTGTTGTATTTAAACTCTTAGGAGTGTCTTCTGCATTCTGGGACTGACCTCTAGGAAAGCCTTGTTTCACACAGAGGAGCATTACTTGATGCTTCTGTTGGGCCAGAGGCATGCAAGCTGTCAAAAATATCATTCCATCATCTTTTAGTCATCCTGGACCCAGGCCGCAGGTCAACTGAAAACACTAAGGCACTCAATATAGACTTTAATGTCAAAACCACTGTGAAATGGGAGAAAATGTTTGATACGATCCTGTCGTATGCTGCTATGTTTTATAAAAGGCAAAGTTTCCTAAGCAAAGTTTGCTGTATCACTGCAGCGTGAACAACTTAAGGCTAGGCGCTGTCAGAATGGGCCAGTCTTCAAACTGACCATCCACGGCAGAATGCGTTAATTGTAGCTTGTAATAGAACTGCGTATGactaataaatgaaaacatgcttCTGTGCTACTGGTTTAGTTGAGCAATCGTAAGCAGGTGTTTCCAAATAATAGTAGTTGTATCATGTTTGTCACTTCATCAAAATAATCTTCTGATCATCAAGAAATCCTGTGACCGGGTTCAGCTTCAGCCCACTGTTCTTCATCCAGCAAGTTGCCTTGCTTGGCGGTATTCCTAGGAGCTGGGTGTTGATGCAGTTACCTCTCGTTAGACCTCAGTATAAGCTGCTGACTTTTCAGCCCATATCCTCCTTCAGTTTAATGAGATCCACATATCACATCTAATGATAAAAGCGATGCTCATTTTACTGCCTTTCCCTTCCTGGCCTCTACCACTCTGAGGTGACTTAGCAGTATCACAGGGGGCACCATGGCAGTTGCTGCAGACATCCAGGAAACAAGAGTATGAATTTCTATCCTCAGCTACTGGCAGGAAGCCACTTAGCAgtgctactaaaaaaaatacgcagaaaaagaaatacagtttgtAAGTTTTACCATAAAAGTCCTACCAAGtgcagaaaactattttctgcTGTATGAGTTGGTCACCTGCCTTTGGCCGAGGACTGAGAAGAGTTCGTACCAGCAACTGTGGGCTAATGCCTAGTAGGAAGAGTGGGTTTCTTTAGCATTAGTCTGACAGTTCGGTgtttgaaagcagaaggaagtgCTCCTGCAAATGAGGTGCTGGCTATATCCATGGGAAGCAGTCCTTACGTTTCCTGAATCTTAGGCCATGCTGAAACCCCTTGATTTGTGATTCCATTGGAGTATCTGCTGTTTGCTGGTAGGTGGAAGATACCCGACACTGAAGCTGTTTGAAACCTCGCATCTGTTGTGCTTCCCCTAATTCATTGTGCTTGGGACTCGGGACTAATGAAGCCATTTACCATTCCGGAGAGCAGCTTCAGGCAGAATGCAACAGCTTCAGGGGAAGCAATGGAAAAACAATCCCAGCACAGACCTTCCAGCCCGGACTGACACTGCTGAGCTTTTGATCCCTGGCACAGAAGAGCATCAAAATGAAGTATGCTGATGAACGAAGAGTAACAGTGGGCAATTCAAAATGTAACACATTGAAAAATGTATACAGTGACGACGTACCAGACCTTCCATTCACCCTTTAGCAAGCAAGGTGCTACTTTCCTTTAGTGAGTTCAGAATATTACAGTCCATACATCTTTGTTGCATCAGGAAGGTGAATATTCCTTACTGGTTGGGAGCTAAAAAGTCAGAGCGAAAGCACAGACTGCTTGATCGTGGCTAACGACAGAGTCCTCACCTGAAGATGAGGTCCACGCTGTGACCGGTGTCGGTGCTCGACCAAAGATCACTATGAAAATCTTAGTGTTTTCATTGCTGCAAGGAAACAGAGAAGCTGACTGCATATTGCACAGTACGCCCTTTGTGCAATGTATCTAACATCAGGCGAAGCTCAGTTGTGGGTGAAATTTCACTGAAAGTTTCAGTGAGTGAGGCCTTGAGAGATGAATCTACAGTCAGAAGGATTGTTCACTTTCTGCAAAGTATAATTTATGCTAATTTTCATGGCATTGCTTGCTTCAAAGATGCTAAGACtgccaaaatatttgaaaaggaCAGAACTGGAAGAAGAGGCGTTATATGCATGAAATAGAACAAGAATCTTTTTTATTCTATACAAAGAATGACTGAATTTTTACACTTAGGTTTTGATGTGCAGTATGTAAATAGCGTAACTGTTTATACTGAATTTTATCTGAGTTGAGAAATTTATCTGAGaaagtcactttaaaaaaatgcattcttcaTCTATGATTTTAACTTGGGCAGACTTTTATAAAGGATGTCTATTTTTAAGATAATGTAAGTTCTCCATGTTGAGGAACAGGTGGTTCTGTCTCCTTGCATATTAATTCGCAAATATAAAACAATGTCATTTCCTTAAAGGAGGTAATAGCAGAGCTATAAACTGtctattttctcttctgctgggAACAATAGCTTTAGAAAGAATATTTACTGTGAGGTACATAGATATGAATCTTCTTGACAAGCATCTCTGTTGGAGAAGGGCTGTCAGAAGACCTCCCATCTCCACATACCAGAATGGGTCATGGGGAAGAAGCTCTTGCAAAAGGGAGGTAGAAGTATGCCCCCAAAACCCACAGGCATATAAACATGGAGCTAGCACAGAGAATGGTAAATATGAGTCAAGTACATGTTATGTCTGACTTCACCggttttgcagaaaagcagcaattctatggcaggcagcactgaaaagcagaCTTAGCTCATTGCTCTATCCTCAGAGCCCCTGACACAGAAATTCCCCCCAAAGATCAATAAAGAGCAAAAAGATAAAGGGCTCTCCTTCGTAAAAAGCAGAGCGCTGTGCCAAGGGAGCCTACTCCAACCCCAGCTTCTTAACACAGGAAACATCAATCTCTTTAAACATGGACATCTCAAGTCAGGCAAACATTTGACCAATCAGTTGAAGAAGGAATTGACTGTCACAGTAACTCCTGTACTGCTGTGCGGCCAATACAATATTGCTGTTTCTTAAGTGACCTTCAAGGACTTGTGCTTTAGATTCGACATAAACTTCAGATCAGCTTTGTTCTGATGAAAAAACTGTTTCCTAAGGACCTCCTGTTTTAAAACTTGTCAAAGAAGCAGTGATGCAGTTTTATACTGTCAgcaccttccccctgccccaaatcCTCACTAAATCATTCAGCTGCTACGAGCAGCAGACTTGACATGAAAACCAAATTAAAGTCAAGATACTTGCACAAGGGAGACCATTTTTTTCACCAGCAAGTTTCTTATAGAAGCAAAAACGTGGCTGGTAAAAGCTAGTAAAGAGAAGCTTTCCATGCACAACTCGAAATGCCCAGGATTCAGAGCTCCTCCCTGCTGTGTTTCTTGTGCACCGAGATTTTCTTACACCATTTCGACTAAGTAGGTACTTGGAAAAAGCGATGCTTCCTTCTCAACTGCTATCAGTATGAATTCAAACAAACATTTAGAGGTAACTGAGATTAAATCCATGAATCtttaaagttttgttgtttgggttttgccAGTCGTTCCCCTTTATGTTGCAGCTTGCTTAGTAAATGTTGTGAACGCAAGAGAAAAGCACACATGATTGAAAAATGAATTACACAGATGTAAGTATTCAAAAAGCCATGGTtggaaaaacagtatttttcagagttaTGGTTGGTTTGAGAGGGTTTTTGCCATGTTATTACACTAGATTAATGTTTTATGCATcacctttaaaattttaaattatttggtttCTCACTGActtgaaagagaaggaaaaataattctaaagtGTCAGTAATTTTCTG
The sequence above is drawn from the Falco naumanni isolate bFalNau1 chromosome 11, bFalNau1.pat, whole genome shotgun sequence genome and encodes:
- the RNF11 gene encoding RING finger protein 11, which codes for MGNCLKSPTSDDISLLHESQSDRASYGDGAEPDQEPPPPYQEQVPVPVYHPTPSQTRLATQLTEEEQIRIAQRIGLIQHLPKGVYDPGRDGSEKKIRECVICMMDFVYGDPIRFLPCMHIYHLDCIDDWLMRSFTCPSCMEPVDAALLSSYETN